A stretch of Triticum aestivum cultivar Chinese Spring chromosome 1D, IWGSC CS RefSeq v2.1, whole genome shotgun sequence DNA encodes these proteins:
- the LOC123161169 gene encoding DEAD-box ATP-dependent RNA helicase 21, which translates to MKRTLDAAEPSPVFLSREKRQRLALERRQAAVADQRRSELPTPPPPPHDSSSSCRHYQDRHRDRRDRVQDRNGKEKDRAEKAREKELEAIRDQYLGGSKDKKPKTVAKPRDRFRFDWASTDDTSLVDTADAPYQPAHGPLLLYGRGFLAGIDRREQKKAAAATLHKESGAAATYDALDMRVDTHWTAKRAEEMTERDWRILREDFGISYRGSRVPRPMRSWAESGLGAELLRNVDRAGCRSRWPGITRVSDLRDVDAAGGEVGGHEDVEPAITPLEQHGGKSQDERTANLDGFRNGGFNVLVATDLAARGIDVPEVAHVINYEMPSSIDLYTHRIGRTGRAGKKGLSTSFLTLVDTDIFFDLKQMLVQSNSPVPPELARHEASKFKPGSVPGRPPRRNSTVHAYH; encoded by the coding sequence ATGAAGCGAACGTTGGACGCCGCGGAGCCGAGCCCGGTATTCCTCTCCCGGGAAAAACGCCAGCGCCTCGCCCTCGAGCGCCGCCAGGCCGCCGTCGCCGACCAGCGTCGCTCCGAGCTCCCCACTCCGCCGCCTCCCCCTCACGATTCCTCCTCATCGTGCCGACACTACCAGGACCGGCACCGTGACCGCCGCGACAGAGTTCAGGACAGGAACGGCAAGGAGAAAGATCGGGCGGAGAAGGCGCGGGAGAAGGAGCTGGAGGCGATCAGGGATCAGTACCTCGGGGgatccaaggacaagaagcccAAGACGGTCGCCAAGCCGCGGGACAGGTTCCGCTTCGACTGGGCGAGCACGGACGACACCAGCCTTGTCGACACAGCCGACGCGCCCTACCAGCCGGCGCACGGGCCCCTGCTGCTCTACGGTCGCGGCTTCCTCGCAGGCATCGACCGGCGCGAGCAGAAGAAGGCCGCGGCGGCCACGTTGCACAAGGAGTCCGGCGCCGCGGCGACGTACGACGCCCTGGACATGCGCGTGGACACGCACTGGACGGCCAAGCGCGCCGAGGAGATGACGGAGCGCGACTGGCGGATCCTGCGCGAGGACTTCGGCATCTCCTACAGGGGCTCCCGCGTGCCCCGGCCCATGCGGAGCTGGGCGGAGAGCGGGCTCGGCGCCGAGCTGCTCCGCAACGTCGACAGGGCCGGGTGCAGATCCAGATGGCCCGGCATAACCCGGGTGAGCGACCTCCGGGACGTCGATGCCGCGGGCGGCGAGGTCGGTGGTCACGAGGACGTTGAACCCGCCATAACCCCGCTCGAGCAGCACGGAGGGAAGTCACAGGACGAGAGGACGGCCAACCTCGACGGGTTCAGGAACGGCGGGTTCAACGTCCTCGTGGCCACCGACCTCGCCGCCCGCGGCATCGACGTCCCGGAGGTCGCTCACGTGATCAACTACGAGATGCCTAGCTCGATCGATCTGTACACGCATCGTATCGGGAGGACGGGCCGCGCGGGGAAGAAGGGGCTCTCGACATCGTTTTTGACACTGGTGGACACTGACATTTTCTTCGATCTTAAGCAGATGCTTGTGCAGAGCAATAGTCCCGTGCCGCCGGAGCTTGCCAGGCATGAGGCGTCCAAGTTCAAGCCGGGGTCTGTTCCTGGTAGACCTCCGAGAAGAAACAGCACCGTCCATGCATACCACTGA
- the LOC123177414 gene encoding probable auxin efflux carrier component 3b, which produces MISWHDLYTVLTAMVPLYVAMILAYGSVRWWGVITADQCAGINRFVAVFAVPLLSFKVISGSNLYAMDLRFAAADTLQKLLVLASLAVWSRLPVPFAGLDWSITVFSSATMPNTLIMGIPLLVAMYGRHAGDLMVQIVVLQCIIWCTLLLFLFEFRAARLLISGRFPAAAVADVRVDPDVVSLDGSHAEAQAEVAPDGSMRVVVRRSAASVSRRSLHNDAAAGMSPPRGSNLTGMEIYSVSSSRNHTPRGSSSFTHGDFSATTGGGGAAAPALPPPPPHGAVRASSFGAADLFSLHSSRQHTPRPSASYDEHAPRGRSAAAVAPVEDPKDNVHMFDWSSGASGASEVSGLPVFRSSAKESGRRRAPSDATSINSDSSRSNRPGATGGERVKSGAAAQESLERLEAGTEATGKEQEQDETKKDGGEVGKPPASVMLRLILTMVWRRLIRNPNTYASVVGLVWSLIEFRYHVTMPAIVAKSISILSDAGLGMAMFSLGLFMALQPKLIACGKSVAASTMAVRFLLGPAVMAVSSAAVGLRGTLLRIAVVQAALPQGIVPFVFAKEYNLHAAILCTGVIFGMLIALPIVLLYYIILGLL; this is translated from the exons ATGATCTCGTGGCATGATCTGTACACGGTGCTGACGGCGATGGTGCCGCTGTACGTGGCGATGATCCTGGCGTACGGCTCGGTGCGGTGGTGGGGCGTGATCACGGCGGACCAGTGCGCCGGGATCAATCGCTTCGTCGCCGTCTTCGCCGTCCCGCTGCTCTCCTTCAAGGTCATCTCCGGCAGCAACCTGTACGCCATGGACCTGCGCTTCGCCGCCGCCGACACGCTGCAGAAGCTCCTCGTCCTCGCCTCGCTCGCCGTGTGGTCCCGCCTCCCCGTCCCCTTCGCCGGGCTCGACTGGTCCATCACGGTCTTCTCCTCCGCCACGATGCCCAACACGCTCATCATGGGCATCCCGCTCCTCGTCGCCATGTACGGCCGCCACGCCGGCGACCTCATGGTGCAGATCGTCGTGCTCCAGTGCATCATCTGGTGCACGCTGCTGCTGTTCCTCTTCGAGTTCCGCGCCGCGCGCCTGCTCATCTCGGGGAGGttcccggccgccgccgtcgccgacgtgCGCGTCGACCCGGACGTCGTGTCGCTCGACGGCAGCCACGCCGAGGCGCAGGCCGAGGTCGCGCCCGACGGGAGCATGCGCGTCGTCGTGCGCCGGTCCGCGGCGTCGGTCTCCCGTCGCTCCCTCCACAACGACGCCGCGGCGGGGATGTCGCCGCCGCGCGGGTCGAACCTGACCGGCATGGAGATCTACTCGGTGAGCTCGTCTCGAAACCACACGCCCAGGGGGTCCTCCAGCTTCACCCACGGCGACTTCTCCGCGAccacgggaggcggcggcgccgccgcgcctgctctgccgccgccaccgccgcacggCGCGGTGCGCGCGTCCAGCTTCGGCGCGGCCGACCTGTTCTCGCTGCACTCGTCGCGGCAGCACACGCCGAGGCCGTCCGCCAGCTACGACGAGCACGCGCCGCGGGGCAGATCGGCGGCGGCCGTGGCGCCGGTGGAGGACCCCAAGGACAACGTGCACATGTTCGACTGGAGCTCCGGCGCGTCCGGCGCGTCCGAGGTGAGCGGCCTGCCGGTCTTCCGCAGCAGCGCCAAGGAAAGCGGCCGCCGGCGTGCCCCCTCCGACGCGACGTCCATCAACTCCGACTCCTCCAGAT CGAACCGGCCGGGGGCGACCGGCGGCGAGCGCGTCAAGTCCGGGGCGGCAGCGCAGGAGTCGCTGGAGAGGCTGGAGGCCGGCACGGAGGCGACGGGGAAGGAGCAGGAGCAGGATGAGACGAAGAAGGACGGCGGCGAGGTGGGAAAGCCGCCGGCGAGCGTGATGCTGCGGCTGATCCTGACCATGGTGTGGCGCCGGCTGATCCGGAACCCCAACACGTACGCCAGCGTCGTCGGCCTCGTCTGGTCACTCATCGAGTTCCG GTACCACGTCACCATGCCGGCGATCGTGGCCAAGTCCATCTCCATCCTCTCCGACGCGGGGCTGGGGATGGCCATGTTCAGCCTGGGTCTGTTCATGGCCCTGCAGCCCAAGCTCATCGCCTGCGGCAAATCCGTGGCGGCGTCCACCATGGCCGTCCGCTTCCTGCTCGGCCCCGCGGTCATGGCCGTCTCCTCAGCCGCCGTCGGCCTCCGAGGCACGCTGCTGCGCATCGCCGTTGTCCAG GCCGCTCTGCCGCAAGGGATCGTGCCGTTCGTCTTCGCCAAAGAGTACAACCTCCACGCCGCCATTCTGTGCACCGG